The proteins below are encoded in one region of Benincasa hispida cultivar B227 unplaced genomic scaffold, ASM972705v1 Contig189, whole genome shotgun sequence:
- the LOC120069047 gene encoding 3-hydroxy-3-methylglutaryl-coenzyme A reductase 1-like, with product MDARRRRSSSSLVKKLTADEPPVESMDKNSLKVKMVERQHVHDDAVKTSDVLPLPIYFTNAAFFTLFFSVVYFLLTRWREKIRSSTPLHVVTLSEMVAISAFIASFIYLLGFFGIDFVQSIFRPSHDVWTSEDDEVVLIKEDTRKVPCGAGIDCSIPILAPPLQSVTKVVDQVPVSIDLTEEDEEIVKSVVTGTTPSYSLESKLGDCGRAAAIRREALQRVTGKSLSGLPLEGFDYASILGQCCEMPIGYVQIPVGIAGPLLLDGKEYSVPMATTEGCLVASTNRGCKAIMMSGGANSVLLRDAMTRAPVMRFATAKRAAELKFYVEDPANFDTLASVFNKSSRFGRLQSIKCAIAGKNLYMRFSCSTGDAMGMNMVSKGVQNVLDFLQNDFPDMDVIGISGNYCSDKKPAAVNWIEGRGKSVVCEVTIKDDVVKKVLKTDVQALGELNMLKNLTGSAMAGALGGFNAHASNIVSAIYIATGQDPAQNVESSHCITMMEAVNDGQDLHVSVTMPSIEVGTVGGGTQLASQSACLNLLGVKEANREAPGSNSRLLATIVAGSVLAGELSLMSAISAGHLVRSHMKYNRSSRDVTKASSS from the exons ATGGACGCCCGCCGCCGCCGGTCCTCCTCTTCCCTCGTGAAGAAACTCACCGCCGACGAACCACCGGTGGAATCAATGGATAAAAATTCTCTTAAAGTTAAGATGGTGGAACGACAACATGTTCATGATGATGCCGTTAAGACGTCTGATGTTTTGCCTCTTCCCATTTACTTCACCAATGCCGCTTTCTTCACTCTCTTCTTCTCTGTTGTTTACTTTCTTCTTACGCGGTGGCGTGAGAAGATTCGTTCATCAACTCCTCTTCATGTCGTTACGCTTTCTGAAATGGTAGCCATTTCTGCGTTTATCGCTTCCTTTATTTACCTTCTCGGATTCTTCGGAATCGACTTTGTTCAGTCGATTTTCCGTCCTTCGCATGATGTATGGACCTCTGAAGATGATGAGGTCGTTCTGATTAAGGAGGATACTCGGAAGGTTCCGTGTGGTGCTGGAATCGATTGTTCGATTCCGATTTTGGCACCTCCTTTGCAATCTGtgacaaaagttgttgatcaggtGCCTGTTAGCATCGATTTGACGGAGGAGGATGAGGAGATTGTTAAATCTGTTGTGACTGGAACTACGCCATCGTATTCGCTTGAATCGAAGCTTGGTGATTGTGGACGAGCGGCGGCAATCCGTCGCGAGGCCTTACAGAGAGTAACCGGGAAGTCGCTCTCGGGGCTTCCGTTGGAAGGATTCGATTACGCTTCGATTTTAGGGCAGTGCTGCGAGATGCCTATTGGATATGTACAGATTCCGGTGGGAATCGCTGGGCCATTGTTGTTAGACGGCAAGGAGTATTCTGTACCCATGGCTACCACCGAAGGTTGCTTGGTTGCGAGTACAAATAGAGGTTGTAAAGCGATTATGATGTCCGGTGGAGCTAACAGCGTGTTGTTGAGAGATGCAATGACGAGAGCACCTGTTATGAGATTCGCTACGGCGAAAAGAGCAGCGGAATTAAAGTTCTACGTTGAAGATCCGGCGAATTTCGATACCTTAGCCTCCGTTTTCAACAAGTCCAGTAGATTTGGAAGGCTACAGAGTATCAAATGCGCCATTGCTGGTAAGAATCTCTACATGAGATTCTCTTGCAGTACTGGCGATGCTATGGGGATGAATATGGTGTCCAAAGGCGTTCAAAACGTTCTAGATTTTCTCCAGAATGATTTCCCTGACATGGATGTAATTGGCATATCAG GAAACTACTGTTCTGACAAGAAGCCAGCTGCTGTGAACTGGATCGAAGGGCGTGGTAAATCAGTGGTTTGTGAGGTTACAATCAAGGATGATGTAGTGAAGAAGGTCCTCAAAACCGACGTTCAAGCCTTAGGTGAGCTCAACATGCTGAAGAATCTCACTGGTTCTGCCATGGCTGGAGCTCTTGGTGGGTTCAACGCCCATGCCAGTAACATAGTTTCAGCCATCTATATAGCAACAGGGCAAGATCCTGCACAGAACGTTGAGAGTTCTCACTGTATTACAATGATGGAAGCTGTGAATGATGGCCAAGATCTTCACGTCTCTGTTACCATGCCTTCCATAGAG GTGGGTACAGTTGGAGGAGGGACCCAACTTGCTTCTCAATCTGCTTGTTTGAATCTACTTGGAGTTAAAGAAGCCAACAGAGAAGCACCAGGATCTAACTCAAGGCTGCTAGCCACCATTGTAGCTGGCTCAGTTCTTGCAGGAGAATTGTCTCTTATGTCTGCAATTTCAGCTGGACATCTTGTGAGGAGTCATATGAAGTACAATAGATCCAGTAGAGATGTCACTAAAGCTTCTTCCTCTTaa